A segment of the Cohnella algarum genome:
TACAGCACCCCTTTGCCCTGAAGAGCCAAATCGCCGATGATATTGAAAATGTCCCGCTTCGCGCCGACGTCCACCCCTTTCGTCGGCTCGTCCAGCACGAACAGCTCGGCATCGGTTTGAAGCCATTTGCCGATGACGACTTTTTGCTGATTGCCGCCGCTGAGCGTGCCCGTCAATTGGGACGGAGAGCTCGCCTTGATGCCGAGCCGTCCGATCAGGCCGTCGGCATAGTTCCGTTCGACCGCCGGGGAAAGGACGCCCAGACGGCTGATCGTACGCAGCACCGGAAGGCTCAGGTTGCGCAGCACCGACTCTTTCACGAGAATGCCTTCCTTGCGCCGCTCCTCCGGAACGAGAACGATGCCGTCCCGAAAGGCCGCGGCGGGCGAAGACAAGTCCACCGGCTTGCCGTTCATTTCGACGCGGCCTTCGTCGGCCGGATCGGCGCCGAACAGCAGGCGCGACAGTTCCGTCTTTCCGGCCCCGACGAGCCCGACGATCGCGACGATTTCGCCCCTGCGGACGTCGAAGTTCACGCCGCGCACCCTTCGCCCGGCCGCAAGCCCCTTGACCTCGAGCAGCCTTTCGCCGATGGCGGCTTCGCGCTTCGGATATTCCTCTTCGAAGCTTCGGCCGAGCATCGCCCGGATGACGTCGGGAGGCGCAAGCTTGTCCGTCTTCTCGGTGACGATCATCCGGCCGTCCCGCATGACCGAAATGCGGTCGCACATGCGGAACACTTCGGGCAGCCGGTGCGAAATGAAAATGACCGCGATCCCCGCGGACTTGAGCCGGTTCATGATGACGAACAGCCGCTCGGCCTCTTCGATGCTCAGCGGAGCGGTAGGCTCGTCCAAAATGACGACCTTCGCCTCCTCCACCAGCACCCGCGCGATCAGGACGAGTTGCTTCTCGGCGAGGCTGAGCTCGCCGGCCCGCTTGCGCGCGGGAATATCCAGCCCCAGCTGGCGCATCGTGCTCTCGGCAGCGTCGAACATGCCGCTCCATTTGACGAACGCTCCGCCGCGCGAGGAAGCCAGCCTGTCCAGGTAAATGTTTTCGGCCACCGTCATATGGGCAACGAGGGACGTATCGACCTCTTGGTAAACGCAGTGAATGCCCGCCGCTTTCGCATCGGCGGGGGATCCGACCGAAAGCTTCTCTCCGTTCAGCTCGATGCTGCCGTCATCCGCTTCGTACGCGCCGGACAGCACCTTCATCAGCGTGCTTTTGCCCGCGCCGTTCGCGCCGAGCAGCGCGTGAATTTCGCCGCCTTGCACGCTGAAATCGACCGATGCCAGCGCCGGAACGCCGGAAAACGATTTGGAGATGCGTTTCATTTCAAGCCCGCTTCGCTTAGACACTCGTAATTCCCCTCCTTCTCATGGTCCGGACAGCAGGAAACGGCGCGGAAAAATTCCGCGCCGGCTCCGAATGAGCAACTTCTGCAATTATGCGCCTACGGATTGCTCGAGCTGCTTCAGGTAATCCGTGTTCCCGGTTTCGGTTTGGCCCCATTCCGGGATATACTCGGAAAGCTCCGCCGTCGTCACCTGCTTGTCCTTCGGCAGCGCGTCGCGGCTCACGTATACCGGCTCCAGCTCGACGCGGGCATCGGTCGTGTCGCCGTGCAGCTTTTGATACAAGTAGCGGACTTGCACGACGCCGATCGAGCTCGGATCGACCGCCGCGCTGCCGACCCAAGCGCCGTCCTGGTCTTGGATCAGGGCCAGGTCCTCGTCCGTCAGGTCGATGCCGTACAGCTTGATTTCCGTGCGTCCCGCTTGCTTGATCGCCGTAGCCGCGCCCTTGGCGAATTCGTCCCAAGCGGCCCAGACGGCGGTGATGCTGCCTTTTTCCGGATTTTGCTTCAATACCGCTTCCATTTGCGTTTGCGCGTTCAATTGGGCGTTTTCGAATTGGCCGAAGCCGGAAATTTCCTTGATGTCCGGATTGGCGGCCAAAAATTCCGCGTATGCGGACTGACGGCGTTCCATCGGCGCGAAGCCGGCCACCCAAATTTTGACGATGTTGCCCTTGCCGCCCGCGTCCTTGGCGAGCTGTTCCAACGTTTTTTGCGCGAGCAGCTTGTCGTTCTGCGCGACGCTGGTGACGCCTTCGACTTCCAGGCCGGCGTCGAACTCCACGACCGGAATGCCTGCCGCAACCGCCTTCTGCACGCCGGCGCCGAGCGCCTCCGCATTGCCGTGGTCGATCAGGATGCCGTCGAACTTCTGGTTCACCGCGTTGTCCAGGTTGGAAGCCATGACGTTCAGATCGCCGTTTGCGTTGAATACGGTCAATTCGCCGCCGTATTTCGCGACTTGGCTTTTGACGCCGTCGACGTATTGAGCGGAAAACGTGCCTTGCATAAATTGCATGACGAGCGCGATTTTTTTGCCTTTCAGCGCTTCGACGTCGGCGGGCAGCGCTTCGGCCGAGCCGGACGGCGATGCGGATTCGGAAGGCGATGCCGCGGGCGAAGATGCCGAAGGGCTGGCGCCTCCGTTCGAGTTGCCTTGGCTGCCGCAAGCGGTCAGCGCCAGCACGAGCGCCATGGCCAGCGCAATCCATGCGCTATAACGAGTTTTGGTTTTCATTTCGTTTGTTCCTCCCCCAAGAAAGTCCGAGTACTCTAGTTTGCAATAGTTACTATATCCTCTATTACCAACTATGTCAATCGGTTTTATATAAATTATCGAATGACAACTAACAATATCCGATTTTATGAGAATTTTGTCGAAGTTTCAATAGTTTTGTCTAAAATCGCGAATTGCGCGGCTATCGGGGCGGCTGCCTTTCGCCCGTGATCGTCACCTTCAACTGCCTTCGCATTTTTCCCGTCCTCGCCACCTTCTTCTCGTGCCCCCTTCAACAGCCGTACTCGCCACCTTCTCCCGTCCCCGCCTTCCTCTTCCCCCGCCCGTAGATGAGCTCGATACGGCGTTCCCGGCACAGGGCACGCTTTTGCAATACTCTGCTATTAGACCCGCTCGAACCGAAACAACGGCTCTGCTGTCCGCAAGATTCCCGAAATGCCGCCTTCGCAATGCCCCCACTGCCTTGATTTATCCAGCTCAGGGTGCCTACAGTGGATTTTATCCAATCAAAACCGGCTTTTTCGTGAAACGTTTTGTCTACGTTGGATTTCGTCCAATCGGGGGAGCCGATTTCATTCATTTCCGGTCGAAATGGTCGTTTCTCGTTGGATAAAATCCACTGTAGATCGAATATACTTCGTTATTCGCTTCGCCGATTGGACAAAATCCAACATAGGTTTCAACGCGCAAGTTTCAACCGGCTTAATGGTTCCTGGTTTTCCGCTCCAGCGGCTTTCCATCCTTCGGCCGAGCGGAACCGGCGCGGCAAGCAAACCGTGTAATTTAAATGCGGTGAATTTGGCATAGACCGTTAGGATTACAGCGGCGTTCGTACGGAGGGCGGAGAGGAGTCATTTTGACTCAAGTACGTAAAGCCGGTTGCGGTTGGCGGGGCAAGTTGTGTCACCATGCCTCAACCGGGCCGCGGTAGGCAGGGCTGACTCCCGAAGCGGATGGGGGTGTTGCCGGAGAACGTTCCCGCAGCGCGAGCGGCGCGCGCCTGTGCCCGCAAGCTTGCCCGGGCGCTATCGCACGGTTGAGAATTGAATCAAAAAACCGCGCAAAGGTCTCCCTCCGCGCGGTTCAAAACATCGTATGGGGTTCGGTTTACAGAATAATGGCGATCAGGCCGCCCGAGCCTTCGTTGATGATCCTGCCGAGCGTCTCCTGCAGCTTGTAGCGCGCGTTGTCCGGCATCATCGCGATTTTGCCCTGAATGCCTTCGCGCACGATCGAGTGCAAGGAACGTCCGAACATGTCCGATTCCCATATTTTGATCGGATCCTTTTCGAAATCCTGAATGAGGTAGCGGACCAGCTCCTCGCTCTGCTTCTCGGTGCCGATGATCGGCGCGAATTCGGATTCGACGTCGACGCGGATCATGTGAATCGACGGCGCCGTCGCCTTCAGCCGGACGCCGAAGCGGGAGCCCTGGCGGATAAGCTCTGGCTCGTCGAGCGCCATTTCCGCCAGCGAAGGAGCCGCGATGCCGTAGCCGGTCGTCTTGACCATCTCGAGCGCTTCCGCGAAGCGGTCGTACTCCCGTTTGGCGTGCGCGAAGCTCATCATCAGCTGCAGCAAATGGTCTTTGCCGCGAATTTCGACGCCGACGACCTCCTGCAAAATTTTATCGTACAGCTCGTCGGGGGCGAACAGGTCGATCTCGGCTACCCCTTGGCCCATATTGATGCCGCTGAGCCCCGCCCGGCCGATAAAATCGTATTCCATAAACTGCGAGACGACGCGGTCGACGTCCCTCAGCCGGCGAATGTCCTTGACCGTCTCCCGAACGGAATTTTCGTAGCTGGCGCGCAGCCAGTGCTTCTCGTTCAGCACCATGACCCAGCTCGGCAGGTTGACGTTCACTTCGTGCACCGGGAATTCGTACAGCACTTCCCTCAGCACGCTCATGACCTCTTCCTCGCCCATCGTGGCGGCGCTGAGCGCGATGACCGGAATGTCGTATTTGATCGACAGCTCGCTGCGAAGGGACTGCACTTCCTCGCTGCGCGGCCGGGTCGAGTTGACCACCATGACGAATGGCTTGCCGACTTCCTTGAGCTCCTGGACGACCCGTTCCTCCGCTTCGATATAGGCGCTGCGGGGAATTTCCGCGACCGTTCCGTCGGTCGTCAGGACGACGCCGAGCGTGGAATGCTCCTGGATGACCTTGCGCGTCCCGATTTCGGCCGCTTCCTGAAACGGTATCGCGTCCTCGAACCAGGGCGTCGTAATCATCCGCGGGCCGTTTTCGTCTTCGAAGCCTTTCGCCCCTTCGACGGTATAGCCGACGCAATCCACGAGCCGGACGTTGACCTCCAGCCCTTCCGCCACTTTGATCTGAACGGCATTGTTCGGAACGAATTTCGGTTCCGTCGTCATAATCGTACGGCCCGCCGCGCTTTGCGGAAGCTCGTCGATCGCGCGGACGCGATCCGCTTCGTGCGTAATGTTAGGCAGCACCACGGTTTCCACAAACCGCTTGATGAAGGTCGATTTGCCTGTCCGGACGGCGCCGACGACCCCGAGGTAGATATCTCCGCCCGTGCGTTCGGCGATATCCTTGAAAATGTCCACTTTTTCCACTTCGATTCCCTCCCCTGCTTAATCGCGAAGCCTGCGTGAATCCGTCAGCGCGACGGAACTCGTACACGAACTTGGACTAGTAAAATAGTATGTGGGAAAATTCCGTTTATGACGGCTGAACAAAAAATTCGTGCGCAACGCAAACTCCTTAAGTCGCGCTCGTTCCCCCATGATTGTATGTATTCCGGGCAACGCGTATGTCGCCGTACGCAAAAAAACGCCCTCCGAAAAATCGGAGAGCGGCAAGCTTCGTTTTGCTAGACTTGTTCGCGCGTCGCCTGAGGCGCGCCTTCCACCCATTTGTAGACGGGGGATTTGACCGGGACGTAATAAGAGGCTTCCGCCAGCAAGCGGCGAAGATCGTCGTACGTACCGGGATCGGTTT
Coding sequences within it:
- a CDS encoding sugar ABC transporter ATP-binding protein; this translates as MKRISKSFSGVPALASVDFSVQGGEIHALLGANGAGKSTLMKVLSGAYEADDGSIELNGEKLSVGSPADAKAAGIHCVYQEVDTSLVAHMTVAENIYLDRLASSRGGAFVKWSGMFDAAESTMRQLGLDIPARKRAGELSLAEKQLVLIARVLVEEAKVVILDEPTAPLSIEEAERLFVIMNRLKSAGIAVIFISHRLPEVFRMCDRISVMRDGRMIVTEKTDKLAPPDVIRAMLGRSFEEEYPKREAAIGERLLEVKGLAAGRRVRGVNFDVRRGEIVAIVGLVGAGKTELSRLLFGADPADEGRVEMNGKPVDLSSPAAAFRDGIVLVPEERRKEGILVKESVLRNLSLPVLRTISRLGVLSPAVERNYADGLIGRLGIKASSPSQLTGTLSGGNQQKVVIGKWLQTDAELFVLDEPTKGVDVGAKRDIFNIIGDLALQGKGVLYLTCEFAEALGLADRILVMCDGRIAKQFARGEATQEDLLYYASGGQEE
- a CDS encoding sugar ABC transporter substrate-binding protein, which gives rise to MKTKTRYSAWIALAMALVLALTACGSQGNSNGGASPSASSPAASPSESASPSGSAEALPADVEALKGKKIALVMQFMQGTFSAQYVDGVKSQVAKYGGELTVFNANGDLNVMASNLDNAVNQKFDGILIDHGNAEALGAGVQKAVAAGIPVVEFDAGLEVEGVTSVAQNDKLLAQKTLEQLAKDAGGKGNIVKIWVAGFAPMERRQSAYAEFLAANPDIKEISGFGQFENAQLNAQTQMEAVLKQNPEKGSITAVWAAWDEFAKGAATAIKQAGRTEIKLYGIDLTDEDLALIQDQDGAWVGSAAVDPSSIGVVQVRYLYQKLHGDTTDARVELEPVYVSRDALPKDKQVTTAELSEYIPEWGQTETGNTDYLKQLEQSVGA
- the spoIVA gene encoding stage IV sporulation protein A gives rise to the protein MEKVDIFKDIAERTGGDIYLGVVGAVRTGKSTFIKRFVETVVLPNITHEADRVRAIDELPQSAAGRTIMTTEPKFVPNNAVQIKVAEGLEVNVRLVDCVGYTVEGAKGFEDENGPRMITTPWFEDAIPFQEAAEIGTRKVIQEHSTLGVVLTTDGTVAEIPRSAYIEAEERVVQELKEVGKPFVMVVNSTRPRSEEVQSLRSELSIKYDIPVIALSAATMGEEEVMSVLREVLYEFPVHEVNVNLPSWVMVLNEKHWLRASYENSVRETVKDIRRLRDVDRVVSQFMEYDFIGRAGLSGINMGQGVAEIDLFAPDELYDKILQEVVGVEIRGKDHLLQLMMSFAHAKREYDRFAEALEMVKTTGYGIAAPSLAEMALDEPELIRQGSRFGVRLKATAPSIHMIRVDVESEFAPIIGTEKQSEELVRYLIQDFEKDPIKIWESDMFGRSLHSIVREGIQGKIAMMPDNARYKLQETLGRIINEGSGGLIAIIL